CGGCTGGCGACTACGAGCAAATCTACTGTGAAATCAAGGCCAAGGGCGGTGGCACCACGCTGCCTTCCTTTGAGGACTTTCGGCGCAACGCCCCCCAAGTCCAGGCCTTGCTACTAAAACGCCCCGCCCAGCGTCTGGGTATCGAAATACCCAAACCTGCTGCCAACGCTATGGCCCCTACCGCAGATGACGAACATCGATCCCAGCCCGAACCAGAGACGGCTGTACCCGAGACCTCGCCGACCCCAGCAGGCATGGACAACTGCGTATTAAAGGGAAAGGTCATTCTCTGCTCAGGCAGAATCTATCGACTGGCCACGAACCAGCCCAATAGCGCACTAGGGGAGGGCGTACTCGGTGAATCAAACACATTGGCCCTGGAAAGCTTTTCGGGCGGCCTGAACGACGAAGCGGCTGTGCGCCGATACCTCTCGAACGCCTACGACCGCTATATCGCCAAGATGGTGGAGATTGGTTTGGGCGGTGCGACCATGAGCTTCACCCGCTTCTACAATAGCTTTCACCGCCATGAAACAGAGGGGGTCGACTTTGCCGAACGGATGGAATCAACGTTCCGCTATCTCAAAGAGGACAAGCAGAACCTGGCGGTGAGTGGGCGACTGACCGATGAGCTGCCAAAACGCATACAGGAGTGCGCTTGGGCCGGACGTGCTGTTATCGTCTGTGATGATGTGGCGACCAATTGGGTTTATGTGCGGGCTGACTAGCTGGCCTGGCGCAACTCCTTCAGCTGCGCCACCGCCAACCTGGAAACCTGATTCAGCTCACTCCCATCAATGTCCTCATACTCGATAATCTGCTGCTTCATACTACGCGCCCAGAACTTCTTGATATGAGCCGCGACCGCTTCGGCCGCCTTGTGCTTGTCGCCATGGTCGAGGTTGGTGCTGATCTGGTTGATCATCTTGATCAGGTGGTGCAGTTGGTCACTCACGTCTTGTTCTCCTGGACTGCTTCGACAATGTGCGTGGTCTGACCCTGGTGGTAGATCACGTGGCGCCCCGGACGGGCGAATCCAATCAGGCTCATGTCGGCCTTGCGGGCTTCTCGAATGGCCAGTCCCGTCGGTGCGGATACGGCGACAAGGCAGCCAATGCCTACCGTGGCGCTCTTCTGGACCATCTCGAAGCTGGCCCGGCTGGAAATCAGGGCAAAGCCACTCTCGAAGGTGTTGCCGGTGCGCCGGCGATGGCCTATCAGTTTGTCCAGGGCGTTGTGTCGACCCACATCCTCGCGGACGGCGATAATCGACCCATCGACGCCGCACCACGCGGCAGCGTGTGTGGCGCCGGTTTGCGCCTGTAAAGGTTGATGCTGCTTGAGCTCTGTCAGCGCAGCCTGGATCGCTTGGTCGCTGATCGCCGGGTGGGCTCCAACTTTCGGTATTTTACGGATCGCGTGGGCGAGCGACTCGGTGCCGCACAAACCACAGCCGGTGCGGCCGGCCATATTGCGGCGCTGTTCCTTGAGGGCGAACAGGCGCTCGGTGGCGATGGTCATTTCTGCGGTCACGCCGTCCGGGCCGTAGTCCAGTTCGAGTTCGTAGACTTCATCTAGGCTGCGGACGATGGTTTCGGAAAGACTGAAGCCCAGCGCGAAATCCTCCAGGTCCACCGGGGTGGCCATCATCACGGCATGGGAGATGCCGTTGTAGACCATGGCCACCGGGATTTCCTCGGCGACGACGTCATCTCCCTCGCTGGCCCGTCCCGTACCGCGCTCGTCGACGCGGGTCTGGAACAGGGGCGAGGGCGCGGCCTCGTTGTCGGCGGCCGCGTTCAGGTCACTTGAGCGCAAAGTTTGATTCATCGGAGGTTTGCTCAAGGTACGCCTGCTGTAGTTCGTCGAAATGGTGGAAGTGCTTCTGCCATGCCGAGGGCTGGGTGACCTTTTCCACCTGTACGGCGGTCACCTTGTACTCGGGACAATTGGTGGCCCAGTCGGAGTTATCCGTAGTGATCACATTAGCACCGCTGCCCGGATGGTGGAATGTCGTGTAGACCACCCCTGGCAGCATGCGACCACTTATCTTACAGCGTAACACTGTCTGGCCGACACGGCTGGTAATACCCAACCAGTCGCCTTCCTTGATACCGCGCAATTCCGCATCGCTGGGA
The window above is part of the Marinobacter nanhaiticus D15-8W genome. Proteins encoded here:
- a CDS encoding formate dehydrogenase subunit delta, encoding MSDQLHHLIKMINQISTNLDHGDKHKAAEAVAAHIKKFWARSMKQQIIEYEDIDGSELNQVSRLAVAQLKELRQAS
- the fdhD gene encoding formate dehydrogenase accessory sulfurtransferase FdhD, giving the protein MNQTLRSSDLNAAADNEAAPSPLFQTRVDERGTGRASEGDDVVAEEIPVAMVYNGISHAVMMATPVDLEDFALGFSLSETIVRSLDEVYELELDYGPDGVTAEMTIATERLFALKEQRRNMAGRTGCGLCGTESLAHAIRKIPKVGAHPAISDQAIQAALTELKQHQPLQAQTGATHAAAWCGVDGSIIAVREDVGRHNALDKLIGHRRRTGNTFESGFALISSRASFEMVQKSATVGIGCLVAVSAPTGLAIREARKADMSLIGFARPGRHVIYHQGQTTHIVEAVQENKT